Proteins co-encoded in one Seriola aureovittata isolate HTS-2021-v1 ecotype China chromosome 1, ASM2101889v1, whole genome shotgun sequence genomic window:
- the si:ch211-107o10.3 gene encoding retinol dehydrogenase 13: protein MQNYAEVIKDFLESHATGLTVAFVAGAGLLALRRWMAGGVCRSKVRLDGKTVLITGANTGIGKETALDMAQRGARVILACRDMTRARIAADEIRQKSGNGNVVVKKLDLSSLQSVRDLAKDVQENEERLDILINNAGIMMCPKWKTEDGFEMQFGVNHLGHFLLTNCLLDLLKKSAPSRIVIVSSLAHEKGQIHFDDINLDKDYKREKSYRQSKLANVLFCRELAARLKDTGVTVYSLHPGVIRTELGRHLFPTLSLWKRVIAKPFLMLIKSPWEGAQTTIYCAVDESLANVSGLYYSDCAPKTAAPQALDDAAARKLWDLSNSMVGLA from the exons ATGCAAAACTACGCAGAGGTGATCAAGGACTTTCTAGAGAGCCATGCGACCGGTCTCACTGTTGCCTTTGTTGCAG ggGCAGGCTTGCTGGCCTTGCGTAGGTGGATGGCCGGAGGAGTGTGCCGGAGCAAGGTCAGGCTGGATGGGAAAACAGTCCTGATCACAGGAGCCAACACTGGCATTGGGAAAGAGACGGCCCTGGATATGGCCCAGCGAG GGGCCAGAGTGATCCTAGCCTGCAGGGACATGACCAGAGCCCGCATTGCAGCTGATGAAATCCGACAGAAGAGTGGGAACGGCAACGTGGTGGTGAAGAAACTGGACCTCTCCTCgctgcagtcagtcagagacCTAGCCAAAGACGTCCAGGAGAACGAGGAACGCTTGGACATCCTCATCAACAATGCAG gtatcATGATGTGTCCTAAGTGGAAGACTGAGGATGGCTTTGAAATGCAGTTTGGTGTCAACCACCTGGGACATTTTCTCCTCACCAACTGTCTCCTCGACCTGCTGAAGAAGTCGGCTCCAAGTCGCATCGTCATCGTCTCCAGTCTGGCACATGAGAAAG GTCAAATTCACTTTGATGACATCAACCTGGATAAAGATTACAAACGTGAGAAGAGCTACCGCCAAAGCAAGCTGGCCAATGTGCTCTTCTGCAGAGAGCTGGCTGCAAGACTGAAAG ACACCGGTGTGACAGTGTACAGCCTTCACCCTGGGGTCATCCGCACAGAGTTAGGCCGCCACTTGTTCCCTACTTTATCCCTGTGGAAGAGGGTCATAGCCAAGCCATTTTTGATGCTGATCAAAAGTCCCTGGGAAGGAGCTCAGACCACCATCTACTGCGCCGTGGACGAGAGCCTGGCAAACGTCAGCGGCCTTTACTACAG TGACTGTGCCCCCAAAACGGCGGCACCGCAGGCCCTGGATGACGCCGCAGCCAGGAAGCTATGGGACCTCAGTAACTCCATGGTTGGTCTGGCTTAA
- the tmed3 gene encoding transmembrane emp24 domain-containing protein 3 → MLYLGLSSLLLYVSVVFGTELTFELPDNEKQCFYEDLEKDVKFDIDFQVIAGGNYDVDCFVTDPQNNVLYNEKKKQYDSFSHTTTMKGVYQVCFSNEFSSFTHKTVYLEFRHGDEDPLMPSMTRSTALTQLESSCVSIHEILKVVVDSQTWYRLREAHDRAKAEHLLERVTYWSIGETVLLFVIGIGQVMLLKSFFSEKKGSVAATT, encoded by the exons ATGCTGTACCTGGGACTGAGCTCTTTGCTGctgtatgtgtctgtggtgtttggGACTGAGCTCACATTTGAGCTCCCTGACAACGAAAAGCAATGTTTCTACGAGGACCTAGAGAAAGATGTGAAGTTCGACATAGACTTCCAA gTCATTGCAGGAGGCAACTATGATGTGGACTGCTTTGTCACCGATCCTCAGAACAATGTCTTGTAcaatgagaagaagaagcagtaTGACAGCTTCTCTCACACCACAACTATGAAGGGAGTCTACCAGGTGTGCTTTAGCAATGAATTCTCCTCATTTACCCATAAAACAGTCTATCTGGAGTTCCGCCATGGAGATGAGGACCCTCTCATGCCCAGCATGACAAGAAGCACAGCACTGACTCAG TTGGAGTCATCTTGTGTCTCCATTCATGAGATCCTGAAGGTGGTGGTGGACTCGCAGACATGGTATAGGCTGAGAGAGGCACACGACCGAGCAAAAGCAGAGCACCTCCTCGAGCGGGTCACCTACTGGTCCATCGGAGAAACTGTCTTGCTGTTTGTCATCGGCATCGGTCAAGTCATGTTGCTCAAGAGCTTCTTCAGTGAGAAGAAAGGCTCTGTAGCAGCCACCACTTAG
- the LOC130173094 gene encoding isocitrate dehydrogenase [NADP], mitochondrial-like: MAGYLKALATVSRSAAAALSQNPAGLSPAAVCHHRLQQRNYATKRIKVDQPVVEMDGDEMTRIIWEFIKEKLILSNVDVELKYFDLGLPYRDQTDDQVTIDSALATQKYNVAVKCATITPDEARVEEFKLKKMWKSPNGTIRNILGGTVFREPILCRNIPRLVPGWTQAITIGRHAFGDQYRATDFVVDQPGKFKMVFSPADGSKQKEWEVYDFPAGGCGMGMYNTDESISGFAHSCFQYAIQKKWPLYMSTKNTILKAYDGRFKDIFQDIFEKKYKPEFDKLKIWYEHRLIDDMVAQVLKSSGGFVWACKNYDGDVQSDILAQGFGSLGLMTSVLVCPDGKTIEAEAAHGTVTRHYREHQRGKPTSTNPIASIFAWTRGLEHRGKLDGNPDLIKFSQTLERICVETVENGVMTKDLAGCIHGLANCKLNEHYVNTSDFLDAIKTNLDKALGK; encoded by the exons ATGGCAGGTTACCTAAAGGCTCTGGCGACCGTGTCGAGAAGTGCAGCTGCAGCGCTGTCGCAAAACCCCGCAGGGCTCTCACCGGCCGCCGTCTGCCACCAcagactgcagcagaggaaCT ATGCAACAAAGCGTATCAAGGTGGACCAGCCAGTGGTGGAGATGGACGGAGATGAGATGACTCGCATCATATGGGAGTTCATCAAGGAGAAG CTCATCCTGTCCAACGTGGATGTTGAGCTGAAGTACTTTGACCTGGGTCTGCCCTACCGAGACCAGACTGATGACCAGGTCACCATTGACTCTGCTCTGGCAACTCAGAAATACAATGTGGCTGTCAAGTGTGCCACCATCACCCCTGATGAGGCCAGGGTTGAGG AGTTTAAGCTAAAGAAGATGTGGAAGAGTCCTAATGGAACCATCAGGAACATCTTGGGTGGCACAGTTTTCCGTGAGCCAATCCTTTGTAGAAACATTCCCCGTCTTGTTCCCGGTTGGACACAAGCCATAACAATCGGGAGACATGCTTTTGGCGATcag taCAGAGCCACAGACTTTGTTGTTGACCAGCCTGGCAAGTTCAAGATGGTGTTTTCCCCAGCTGATGGAAGCAAGCAGAAGGAGTGGGAGGTGTATGACTTTCCTGCTGGGGGCTGTGGGATGGGAATGTACAACACTGATGAG TCCATCAGTGGATTCGCCCACAGCTGCTTCCAGTATGCCATCCAGAAGAAGTGGCCTCTATACATGAGTACCAAAAACACCATCCTCAAGGCGTACGACGGGCGCTTCAAAGACATCTTCCAGGACATCTTTGAGAA GAAGTACAAGCCAGAGTTTGACAAGCTGAAGATCTGGTATGAGCACCGTCTCATTGACGACATGGTGGCCCAGGTTCTGAAGTCCTCTGGAGGATTTGTTTGGGCCTGCAAGAATTACGATGGAGATGTGCAGTCAGACATCCTGGCTCAAG GCTTTGGTTCTCTGGGTCTCATGACATCAGTGCTGGTGTGTCCTGATGGCAAGACTATTGAGGCTGAGGCTGCACACGGCACCGTCACCAGGCACTACCGTGAACACCAGAGG GGAAAACCAACCAGTACCAACCCCATTGCCAGTATCTTTGCTTGGACCAGAGGACTGGAGCACAGAGGCAAACTGGATGGAAATCCTGATTTGATAAA GTTCTCCCAGACGTTAGAAAGAATCTGTGTGGAAACTGTGGAAAATGGTGTAATGACCAAGGACCTTGCAGGCTGCATCCATGGCTTGGCCAA CTGCAAGCTGAATGAACATTATGTCAACACCTCAGACTTCCTTGATGCTATCAAGACCAACCTGGACAAAGCTCTGGGCAAATAA
- the znf710b gene encoding zinc finger protein 710 isoform X2 — translation MEEMPEEASRRLGRCEPKVMARLVDIGTQTDPVVVLSLAQAAVLGLISQNEVFGATIAPNGFYTGEPKESPAPPVDGVDYEYADQLIGANGDYLGDNLGEDGQMQPSCSQRRWQQGPPQHPDGKMVGPDRHSLQGGDVSSSHVKGEGVNSGMSSCVHMLNNMAPRGGLVQVDPATLRGTNKNCAECEREATNQQQANTHVHPPPTQVGHRGGEQGHRGLQGQRPMGGHGRGGREDEEEVEHQGNNMMKPTQQEEAISSYFQTSEVGSYDSGEMGMGGEYEDGSQSMMWTDGSAGGQHQPPPHPQPPRRHGGRRVDRLDINIQIDESYCVDVGDGLKRWKCRMCDKSYTSKYNLVTHILGHNGIKPHACPHCGKLFKQPSHLQTHLLTHQGTRPHKCTVCKKGFTQTSHLKRHMLQHTDVKPYSCRFCRRGFAYPSELRAHEVKHERGRCHVCSQCGMEFPTYAHLKRHQTSHQGPHTFQCTECNKSFAYRSQLQNHLLKHQSPRPYTCSQCGLEFVQLHHLRQHSLTHKGMKGHKCDVCSREFTLSANLKRHMLIHNSVRPFQCHVCFKSFIQKQTLKTHMIVHLPVKPFKCKVCGKSFNRMYNLLGHMHLHAGSKPFKCPYCTSKFNLKGNLSRHMKVKHGMDVSPEGQEVLPEMESQGEYEGQNFSFTSPDNMDNGGSQNLTKLTTANMEDMEEYYNFGKDTSSYTTP, via the exons ATGGAGGAAATGCCG gaGGAGGCGAGCCGGCGCCTGGGTAGATGTGAGCCCAAGGTAATGGCCAGGCTGGTGGACATAGGCACACAGACAGATCCAGTAGTTGTGCTGTCCTTGGCCCAGGCCGCCGTGCTAGGTCTCATCTCCCAGAATGAAGTGTTCGGAGCTACTATTGCACCCAACGGCTTCTACACCGGTGAACCCAAAGAGTCCCCTGCACCCCCAGTAGACGGAGTCGACTACGAGTACGCAGACCAGCTTATCGGAGCCAACGGAGATTACTTAGGAGACAACTTGGGAGAAGACGGTCAGATGCAACCCAGCTGCAGTCAGAGGAGGTGGCAGCAGGGGCCGCCTCAACATCCGGACGGGAAAATGGTTGGCCCCGATCGCCACAGCCTTCAAGGCGGTGACGTGTCCTCGTCCCATGTGAAAGGGGAAGGGGTGAACTCTGGAATGTCCTCCTGTGTCCACATGCTTAACAACATGGCTCCCAGAGGAGGTTTAGTACAAGTGGATCCAGCCACCCTCAGAGGCACCAACAAGAACTGTGCAGAGTGTGAGCGGGAAGCAACGAACCAGCAGCAAGCCAACACACACGTCCACCCTCCTCCCACTCAGGTGGGCCACAGAGGAGGGGAGCAGGGCCACAGAGGACTGCAGGGCCAACGCCCTATGGGGGGACACGGTCGAGGTGGCcgggaggatgaagaagaggtaGAACACCAGGGAAACAACATGATGAAGCCCACACAGCAGGAGGAAGCTATCAGCAGCTACTTCCAGACCAGTGAAGTGGGCAGCTATGACTCGGGGGAAATGGGCATGGGGGGCGAGTACGAAGATGGCAGCCAGAGCATGATGTGGACAGACGGGAGTGCAGGAGGGCAGCACCAGCCGCCTCCGCACCCCCAGCCTCCACGTCGGCACGGCGGTCGCAGAGTAGACCGGCTAGATATCAACATCCAGATCGACGAATCGTACTGCGTGGACGTGGGAGACGGTCTGAAGCGCTGGAAGTGCCGCATGTGTGATAAATCTTACACCTCCAAATACAACCTGGTCACGCACATCCTGGGCCACAACGGGATCAAACCACACGCCTGTCCACACTGCGGGAAGCTCTTCAAGCAGCCCAGTCATCTTCAAACGCACCTGCTAACCCACCAAGGTACACGGCCCCACAAGTGCACCGTCTGCAAGAAGGGCTTCACCCAAACCAGCCACCTGAAGCGACACATGCTCCAACACACTGACGTCAAGCCATACAGCTGCCGCTTCTGCCGCCGCGGCTTTGCCTATCCCAGCGAACTGCGAGCGCACGAGGTGAAGCACGAGCGGGGTCGCTGCCACGTGTGCTCGCAGTGCGGCATGGAGTTCCCCACCTACGCCCACCTCAAACGCCACCAGACCAGCCACCAGGGCCCCCACACCTTCCAGTGTACCGAGTGCAACAAGTCGTTCGCTTACCGTAGCCAGCTCCAGAACCACCTCCTGAAGCACCAGAGCCCGAGGCCTTACACCTGCTCCCAGTGCGGCCTGGAGTTTGTGCAGCTCCACCACCTACGTcagcactcactcactcataaG GGGATGAAAGGCCACAAGTGTGACGTCTGTTCCCGAGAGTTCACCCTGTCTGCCAACCTGAAGAGGCATATGCTCATCCACAACAGCGTGAGACCCTTCCAGTGTCACGTCTGCTTCAAAAGCTTCATCCAGAAACAGACCCTCAAGACCCACATGATTGTCCACCTGCCTGTCAAGCCATTCAAATGCAAG gtaTGCGGAAAGTCTTTCAACAGAATGTACAACCTGCTGGGCCACATGCACCTCCATGCTGGCAGTAAGCCCTTCAAGTGTCCTTACTGCACCAGTAAGTTCAACCTGAAGGGGAACCTCAGCAGGCACATGAAGGTCAAGCATGGAATGGACGTTTCACCAGAGGGACAAG AAGTTCTTCCAGAAATGGAAAGCCAGGGGGAGTATGAAGGACAGAACTTCAGCTTTACATCACCAGACAATATGGACAACGGTGGCTCCCAAAACCTCACTAAACTCACTACAGCAAACATGGAGGACATGGAGGAGTATTACAACTTTGGCAAGGATACAAGCAGCTACACTACACCTTGA
- the znf710b gene encoding zinc finger protein 710 isoform X1 — protein sequence MRSLKHLKPHSRRSVEEASRRLGRCEPKVMARLVDIGTQTDPVVVLSLAQAAVLGLISQNEVFGATIAPNGFYTGEPKESPAPPVDGVDYEYADQLIGANGDYLGDNLGEDGQMQPSCSQRRWQQGPPQHPDGKMVGPDRHSLQGGDVSSSHVKGEGVNSGMSSCVHMLNNMAPRGGLVQVDPATLRGTNKNCAECEREATNQQQANTHVHPPPTQVGHRGGEQGHRGLQGQRPMGGHGRGGREDEEEVEHQGNNMMKPTQQEEAISSYFQTSEVGSYDSGEMGMGGEYEDGSQSMMWTDGSAGGQHQPPPHPQPPRRHGGRRVDRLDINIQIDESYCVDVGDGLKRWKCRMCDKSYTSKYNLVTHILGHNGIKPHACPHCGKLFKQPSHLQTHLLTHQGTRPHKCTVCKKGFTQTSHLKRHMLQHTDVKPYSCRFCRRGFAYPSELRAHEVKHERGRCHVCSQCGMEFPTYAHLKRHQTSHQGPHTFQCTECNKSFAYRSQLQNHLLKHQSPRPYTCSQCGLEFVQLHHLRQHSLTHKGMKGHKCDVCSREFTLSANLKRHMLIHNSVRPFQCHVCFKSFIQKQTLKTHMIVHLPVKPFKCKVCGKSFNRMYNLLGHMHLHAGSKPFKCPYCTSKFNLKGNLSRHMKVKHGMDVSPEGQEVLPEMESQGEYEGQNFSFTSPDNMDNGGSQNLTKLTTANMEDMEEYYNFGKDTSSYTTP from the exons ATGAGATCCTTAAAGCACCTGAAACCTCACAGCAGGAGGAGCGTG gaGGAGGCGAGCCGGCGCCTGGGTAGATGTGAGCCCAAGGTAATGGCCAGGCTGGTGGACATAGGCACACAGACAGATCCAGTAGTTGTGCTGTCCTTGGCCCAGGCCGCCGTGCTAGGTCTCATCTCCCAGAATGAAGTGTTCGGAGCTACTATTGCACCCAACGGCTTCTACACCGGTGAACCCAAAGAGTCCCCTGCACCCCCAGTAGACGGAGTCGACTACGAGTACGCAGACCAGCTTATCGGAGCCAACGGAGATTACTTAGGAGACAACTTGGGAGAAGACGGTCAGATGCAACCCAGCTGCAGTCAGAGGAGGTGGCAGCAGGGGCCGCCTCAACATCCGGACGGGAAAATGGTTGGCCCCGATCGCCACAGCCTTCAAGGCGGTGACGTGTCCTCGTCCCATGTGAAAGGGGAAGGGGTGAACTCTGGAATGTCCTCCTGTGTCCACATGCTTAACAACATGGCTCCCAGAGGAGGTTTAGTACAAGTGGATCCAGCCACCCTCAGAGGCACCAACAAGAACTGTGCAGAGTGTGAGCGGGAAGCAACGAACCAGCAGCAAGCCAACACACACGTCCACCCTCCTCCCACTCAGGTGGGCCACAGAGGAGGGGAGCAGGGCCACAGAGGACTGCAGGGCCAACGCCCTATGGGGGGACACGGTCGAGGTGGCcgggaggatgaagaagaggtaGAACACCAGGGAAACAACATGATGAAGCCCACACAGCAGGAGGAAGCTATCAGCAGCTACTTCCAGACCAGTGAAGTGGGCAGCTATGACTCGGGGGAAATGGGCATGGGGGGCGAGTACGAAGATGGCAGCCAGAGCATGATGTGGACAGACGGGAGTGCAGGAGGGCAGCACCAGCCGCCTCCGCACCCCCAGCCTCCACGTCGGCACGGCGGTCGCAGAGTAGACCGGCTAGATATCAACATCCAGATCGACGAATCGTACTGCGTGGACGTGGGAGACGGTCTGAAGCGCTGGAAGTGCCGCATGTGTGATAAATCTTACACCTCCAAATACAACCTGGTCACGCACATCCTGGGCCACAACGGGATCAAACCACACGCCTGTCCACACTGCGGGAAGCTCTTCAAGCAGCCCAGTCATCTTCAAACGCACCTGCTAACCCACCAAGGTACACGGCCCCACAAGTGCACCGTCTGCAAGAAGGGCTTCACCCAAACCAGCCACCTGAAGCGACACATGCTCCAACACACTGACGTCAAGCCATACAGCTGCCGCTTCTGCCGCCGCGGCTTTGCCTATCCCAGCGAACTGCGAGCGCACGAGGTGAAGCACGAGCGGGGTCGCTGCCACGTGTGCTCGCAGTGCGGCATGGAGTTCCCCACCTACGCCCACCTCAAACGCCACCAGACCAGCCACCAGGGCCCCCACACCTTCCAGTGTACCGAGTGCAACAAGTCGTTCGCTTACCGTAGCCAGCTCCAGAACCACCTCCTGAAGCACCAGAGCCCGAGGCCTTACACCTGCTCCCAGTGCGGCCTGGAGTTTGTGCAGCTCCACCACCTACGTcagcactcactcactcataaG GGGATGAAAGGCCACAAGTGTGACGTCTGTTCCCGAGAGTTCACCCTGTCTGCCAACCTGAAGAGGCATATGCTCATCCACAACAGCGTGAGACCCTTCCAGTGTCACGTCTGCTTCAAAAGCTTCATCCAGAAACAGACCCTCAAGACCCACATGATTGTCCACCTGCCTGTCAAGCCATTCAAATGCAAG gtaTGCGGAAAGTCTTTCAACAGAATGTACAACCTGCTGGGCCACATGCACCTCCATGCTGGCAGTAAGCCCTTCAAGTGTCCTTACTGCACCAGTAAGTTCAACCTGAAGGGGAACCTCAGCAGGCACATGAAGGTCAAGCATGGAATGGACGTTTCACCAGAGGGACAAG AAGTTCTTCCAGAAATGGAAAGCCAGGGGGAGTATGAAGGACAGAACTTCAGCTTTACATCACCAGACAATATGGACAACGGTGGCTCCCAAAACCTCACTAAACTCACTACAGCAAACATGGAGGACATGGAGGAGTATTACAACTTTGGCAAGGATACAAGCAGCTACACTACACCTTGA